Within the Nitrospinaceae bacterium genome, the region GGGGGGACGCTAGCTCCGGTATTTGGACACTTCCGCCACCTGGCCGCTAGCGGCACTCTCAACGATAGCCTCAAAGGCTTCGGCTAATTGGTTCTGCCCGGTAGTGAAATCGCTATCAACGCGCTCCTCCCCCGCGGTATTCGCCGCAGGGGAGGATTTTTTTTTAGAAAACTCAATTTGATTGCATCATTCCGTGATGGGTCGATTTGTTATGTGGGCGATTGCCAATTTTGTCGCCATGCTCGGAATTTATTTTAAGGTTTTCGTACTTCCATGGGCATGCATCTCCCCGCCCATTTTCTTGTGCCCTCCTTTTAAACTCGTCAGGTAGGCTACCAGGTCAATTGCCTCCTGAAGCCCGATTGAGTCGCTATAGTTTGGCATGATGGACAGACCTTTTTTGATATATCCAGGGCCCTTCAAGATTACGCGATTAGGGTTGACGATGGACTCGAAAAAATAGGTTGGTTCTCCGTGCATTGAACCCATGCCGGTGAGGTCGGGGCCTATGTTTGCTGGATTTTTTTCAATTTTTGGAAATTTTTCTCCTCCAATGTAGTGGCACGAAAAACATTCCATTTTGACAAATGCCTCCCGCCCCTCTTCGGGATCGCCTGCGGGAATTCGGAATTTCCAACCCGGAGGTGTGCCGCCATAGGCGTGAATCGCATCCATCGAGATGATGATGGGCTTCACGTCTTCTTTGGTGGAATCTTCCTTCTGATGTGTGTCACCAGACTTCGAGTCGTGGTCGCCGGACATTGGCATGTCGCCACGATGTTCATTCTTTATTTCTTTTTTTTGTGTTTTTTCAGCCTTCCCACGGCCATGACCGGGGGCGCCTCCTCCGGCATGGCTTAAAATCGGGACGCCAATCGCCTGGGCGATTAAGAACATTCCTATTGTCATGAAAGTGGCAATTCGCCCTTTATTAGTATTCATCATTATTTCTCCTCTCTAAAGCAACTTCGCAGGAGTAGTCCTTGAAGGTTTCAAAAAAATTATAAGGGGGTTAGGCCCGCGCGGTAAGAGGAGGGGCTCTTTCGGGAGTGGATAAAATGAGTAAGAGAAGTGGTTTACGAAGCTTGAAGTGAATAATCCTGAATTCACTTGTTAAAGCCGGGAAGGTTAGTTCTGGCGCAACTAGAATCGCGCTCATAGTTAAAGTGGCGATATGTTTGGTGATGTGAGCGCCGGGCTTGAGGGCCTGAGAGATGCAATCATTTTCCGCAGTCGCATCGGGCGCTGACTGGGCGTGTCCAGAGTGGGAATCAAGTGCCTCACTAAAGGCGTGGACGCTGCACGGGGTCGCAGCCAGGACCAGAATGAGGACCGGCAGCGCCAGTAGCAGTAGTTTCGAGGGCTTTTTTCTATCTATTCCGGACATCCCTCACTCCCGATTTATTGCCTCCCCCCTGGCGGGAGAAGCCTCAATCATATATTTAGGAGTATTTTATCTGTTTTGCTATTCTTTTTTTTGAATTTTTGGATTTATATTAAGAAGAATGGGGGTTGCGCCCGGCGCTAGTTGCGGTATTTGGACACTTCCACGACCTGGCCGCTAGCGGCACTCTCAACGATAGCCTCAAAGGCTGCTACCACTTCGAGCGCCTCGGCTCCGCCGATTTCAGGTTTTTCTCCCGTACGGATGCAGCGGGCGAATTCTGTCATCTGGTCGGCCAGTGCATCGCCCGCCTCGACGGGTATCTCGGTTCGGGAAGTTTCATTTTTTTTCTGGACATAGAGTTTTGCGCCGTCCTCATCGCTCCAGGCTGCCGCTTCGGTGCCGAGGGCAGAGGTCAGAATCGAAAACGGAACGACTTGAGAGACGGCAATATAGCCGAGCGGGCCGCTTTCGAATTCAAGAGTAATCACCGTCGCATCGTCGAGCTGTGTTGCGCCAAGGATTTTCTTGCTAAAAGTCGAGACGCGTTTAATCGGGCCTGCCAGGTAGTGGAAGTTGTCGATCATGTGGACCCCGCGCCCGGTCATACCACCAAGCGGCCATTCGGCAGGATCGTTGTGCCACCCCTGGGCGGGGCTCTGGCGGTTCGCGTTAAAGACGTGCGCCTCGAGCTGGTGGAGCATTCCGAGCTCTCCTGCCTCGATCATTGAGCGCACTTTTCTGGTCGCGCCCAGTCGCCTTCGGTGGTGTCCAACCTGGAGGGTAACGCCCGCCGCCTCTGCTGCGGTGATGGCTTGCCGCCCCTCTTGAACTGTCAGGGTAAGGGGTTTTTCGACAAAAATATGTTTTCCGGCCGAGGCGGCCTCGCGGATTATTTCGAGATGTGTCGAATGCGGGGTGGAAATAACCAGGCCCTCCACGGAATCGTCTTTGAGGATTTCATCGAGGCTTGAGGCCGGGGCGCCGCCAAATTTTTCGGCGAAAGTATTTCTGGTTTCCTCTGTCCGGGCGAAACAGCGGACAGGTTCTGCCGCCCCGCTTCTCTCTGCCGCTGCTGCTAGACGGCTGCCCCAGTTTCCAAGGCCGACGAATGCCAGTTTCACTTTTTCAGGTGCCATTTTTTCTCCTTGCCAAAATTTTGTCGGTGCCTCTGCTGTCAGCTCGCGCCATGCTACACTCGCCGCCGTGAATTTTAACAACCTACTAATTTGAGCCTATAGCTGACAAGCACACTTATATGAATTTTTCTTCGCGATTTAAAATTTTTATTTTGGCGGGCAGCCACTCAGTCAACTCTGTCTACAACCGCGTGCTGACCCCGGTGCTGCCGCTTATCGTTATGGATTTCGATCTGAGCTATGCCCAGGCGGGTCTCATCGTCACGGCCTATTCAGTGGGGAACAGTTTATTTCAATTCCCGATATCCTTCGCCGCCGACTACACGGGCAGACGCCGCTTGGTGGTAATTTCCTCTCTCATCGTCAACGCCCTGCCCGTATTCTTTTTCGGCTGGGCCTGGTCGTATTCTCTGCTTATCTTTTTGGTGTTTCTAAGCGGCTTGGGTTGCTCTGGCTTCCACCCATCGGCGGTTGCAATGGTGGCCGATGTCGCGAAACAGCGGCGGGGCTATGCCATGGGCCTTTTCAAGGCGGGCGGGGACTTTGGGAGCGTGTTTACCCCGGCCATTGTCGGATGGCTAGCCGTTGTGTTGTCCAGTTGGCGGACGGCGGCGCAAATATTCGTTCTGCCCGGCCTTGTATGGGCGGTGCTCATCTGGATGGTGTTTCCCAAAGAGACGCCCATCAAGCGGGGACCGATTGGCAAGGAAGCGAAATCCACCATCTGGGAGCTTGTCAAGAACCGGGCGCTGATTTTTCTGCTCATGGTTTCCTCGTGCCGGGTGATGATTGGCCGGGGTACGATGGCGTTCTTCCCTCTCCTGTTGGCGGAGAGTTTCGGATATACCACCATCGGCATCGGATGGGTCATCACAATCTATTATGTTTTCGGAACAATCAGTTCGGTCATCATGGGTAAGCTTTCGGATTATTTCAAGAATTCAAGCCTCATCGTCGTGTTGCTGTTTTTCGGTACGCTGTCCCTTGTCCTGATGCCGATTCCAGATAAGATCTGGGGTCTATTTGCGCTGATGATTTTGCTTGCCACGACTCTTGGGCCGTCGCAGGGCCCTATCCTTTCTGTGATGGCCGAGATGGTTGACGATAAAAGCCGGGCCAGCTCGGTCGGGCTTCTTTACACGACAAACGAAATCGCTGGCGCTATTTCTCCTTTCGTTGGCGGGCTTATTGCCCAGGCTGTGGGGCTCAGGCTTTCCTTTCTTTTTTATGCATTGATTTCCCTTCTCGCCACCGGCGCCGGGGTGATGGTTTATCGCCTCAGGGAGCGCCAGCTACTTGCGGGCGGGTAAATTTCACCCTTCACAACACCCTTAAGTATCTGTAAACAGGTAAATTATAATTTATTTTGTAATTTGTTCATTTTTTACTGGACCGAACGGTCCGGATGATATATATTCCTCACAGGTTGATTGATTTGTTGTGTTTTTTTTTAAAGAGAGGACGTCATGCCCCGGACGAAGGAATTCAGCGAAACCGAAGCCCTTAACCAGGCGATGGATATTTTTTGGGAAAAGGGCTACGAGGGCACCTCTCTTCAGGATTTGATTGGCGCGATGGAAATTTCGAAGAGCAGTTTTTATGAAGCCTTCGGAAGCAAGCACGAGCTTTTTGTTGCGGCCATCGAAAACTACATCGACAAGGAAATTGGCGCTGCCGTGGCTTTTCTCGACGCAGAGCCCTCGGGTAGAGCGGCTATCGAAAAAATGATCCGCAAGACACTGGAGGCGTCCTGCGGTGAAAATAAACGAGGCTGTTTTCTCTGTAACTGTGCCGTAGAAATGGCGCAACACGATCCTGTGTCCGCCGAATATGTGGCTCGGGGTCTGGAGCGGACTGTCGACGCTTTTGTTCGGACGATTGAACGAGGTCAGAAGGCCGGCGAGATTTCCAAAGACCGCGATCCAAGGGCGCTGGCGAGGTTTCTTTTGAACACCGAAATCGGCGTGCTCGTATGGTCTAGGGGCGGTGCCGATCGGGAGACTCTGACGAATGTCGTGGACATGGCGCTTTTAGCACTGGAGTAAATTTTTTTTACCTTTATTGGACCAAACGGTCCATTTGTAGGACCTCCCCCAAGGGAAAGGAAGGGAAATCAGATGAGTAATATCAGCGAACAGACAACTACCGTTCATCTCACTGACGAGAATTTCGAGTCAGAGGTTATTGACTCAGAGACCCCGACGCTGGTGGATTTTTGGGCAGAGTGGTGCGGCCCGTGCAAAATTATGGGCCCTGCGGTTGAGAAAATCGCCGAAAAATTTGAAGGCCGCGTAAGGGTTGGCAAGCTCAACGTTGATGAGAACAGACAGATGGCCGATCGCTTCGGCATCAGGGGCATTCCTTCCCTGTTTCTGTTCAGAGGCGGCAAGATTGTGGATCAGAGAGTGGGTGTTCAATCGCCTACGCAGATCGAGGCCCTGATCGGGCAGGTGTTTGTATAAAAATTTGCAGCACGGAGTTCAGTGAGTCTCAGTGCGCACATTGTAGAAAGGGAGACGACATGAATCAGCCCATCAGCAACATCGCTTTCACGCCCTCGGTCAAGGCAATACAGGAGCGTCTCGGCTCGCGCAGTATGTATAAGCGGGTAGAGGAAAAAGGCGGCTGGTCGGATACCGTCTCCGGCGACCTCGCCGGATTTATCGCCGAGCGCGATTCGTTCTACCTGGCGACGGCCACTGCCGATGGGCAGCCCTACATTCAACATCGAGGCGGGCCGAAAGGGTTTTTAAAGGTTATCGATGGGCGAACGCTGGCCTTTGCGGATTTTGCAGGGAATCGCCAGTACGTCTCGATGGGCAATCTCGATGAGAACGATAAGGCCTATATCTTTCTTATGGATTATCCGGGCCGCAGGCGGGTGAAGATTTGGGGCCGGGCAGAGGTTGTCGAAAACGACCCTGAGTTAATAAAAAAACTTGTTCATCCGGACTATAAGGCAAAACCAGAGCGAGTTTTTCTTTTTCATGTAACGGCGTGGGACATCAACTGCCCCCAACACATCACGCCGCGTTTTACAGAAGAAGATATGTCGCCCGAGATTGAAAAGCTTCGTGCCCGTATCGCCGAGTTAGAGGCGGAGGCCGAACAGTTCAAAGCGCAGATTATTAATTAAGAAATGAGCGATTACAAAGATTTAATTGTAAGGAGAAAATAGCCATGCACACTTTGAAAGTGAGAAAGGTCATTGAGCTTCCCGCCGATGAAGTGTGGGAAGCGGTTTCGGAAGAAAACAAAGGCAACCAAAACTACATGGATTCTATTGGCGAGACGTTGGGCGCCAAGGTTGCCGAATGGGTGGAGGGCGAAGGCGTTCAGACGAGCCTCTACAACATCACAATTCCGCTGAACAAGGCGAAGGCGTGCCTGAGCGTTCGGCAGGCCGGGGCGGGTGAGTCCGAGATAACGGTATCGATGAGCTATCGCGCCGGGTGGGGGCCTCTTGGCGGGTTGGTAAACGCCATTTTAATTGGACCGGCAATGCGAAAAGCAATCGGAAAAACTTTGGAGAATGCGCTACCGTCCGGTGGCTCGGCGGGTGCGCCCGTGAAGGTGCGCGAGCGCGTGGGCACCTTGATGGAGGCAAAACTTGTTCTCGCCGCATGAAAAACAAACGCGAAAAAATCCCCCCTGGCTATTTCGGCGAGGGGGGATTTTTTAATTTTAGAACGAGCCTGATCACGTATTTTTTCAAATCCATTACAACGCCCCCTGTCCACTTTGTTATTAATCGCGATTTACCATGGTAGTCTTGAAATGATAGATGTGAGTGAGAGCCACTTCCATGAAAATATTAAGGAGTAGGCGGATGACGGATCTGAGCGCGCCAGCACGCGACATCTTCCCTGAATTCAACACGATTCCCAGGCTTTTTGAAGAAGAAGTACGCGGGCTCCCGAAGGCGGCCCTTGCCCGCCACCGGCCCGAAAAAGGATGGGGCGGCTGGTCAATCAGCGAGCAAGTTAGCCACGCGGCCTGGATTCCTTACCTCATTTTTTGCGTTATATGGCGAGAGACCCTATTTGGCGATGAAACGCCGCCCCATCTGGATCGAACGGATACAGGCGGGGCGGACCGTATGCTCGATCCGGGCCGGTTTTATGAAATGCCCAATCTTCTCGGGGCGCTCGGGGATGGTTTTGCACTAGGCTGGATTCTTCTTGGGCGCGAAACCCTGGGCTCGATGCGCGAGAAGGTTTTGGCAAGGGATGTAAATCCTGATCGCCAATGGGCCACCGGCGAGCGGGTGATTGATTATTTCGAGCAACTGGTGGCACCGGCACACAAGGTCGGCCTTCGCCGCGATGAAAATGACCCTTATATATTCCATCAAACGTTCGAGTGCGCGATGCGCCACATCATCTGGGAGGCTCTCGTCCATCTCAAGACCATCCAGATGCACAAGGCCGCCGAGGGTCTTCCTACCGGTCCGCCCGTGTCCGAGGAAGGCTACGTTAAGCTGCTTGAATGGGATTAACGCCAGCACAGAGCCGCGAAATTAGCGATGCGAAATTAATTTCTTATCGAGTCGGTCTGCGTTTTTTTCATCTTATCGAAACTGCGCATGCCCCCGATGCCGAGCATTCCGGTGATGACGGCGAAGAGCTGTCCTGAGTCGAAGACGGGGGGCGGCAAGGCATCGGGGGGAATCCATCCCTTTGCCTTGAACCACACCCAGCCCCAGGTCATGAGCGGGTAGAGCAAAAACTGGTATGCCATCGCGAGCCCGCCAACCCAGCCGATAAAGGGCCGCCACCCGGCGACGAAAATGCTCTTGTGCGCGGCCTCTTGTTTGTTGACCGCCATCTGGCCCTGTCGCTCGCCGGATTCAATTTTTCGCTCCTCCAGTAATATTTGCAGCCGTTCCTCGTCCGAGGTAATCAAATCGCCTGCTATCTTACCCACGCCCTCGACGATGGCTCCGATGCCCAGAATGTTCATGCGAGCACCTCCATCGTTCTGTTCAGCCAGCCGAGTAAAAACTTTTTCTGGGAGAAATCGCCGTTGCAAATCGCGGCGTAGCGGGCCACTTTTGCGATGGCGAATTTCATGTCGAAAATTTCAGGAGTCTCGACGTTCAAGAGCTTCACTGTCTTAGGGCCAATCGCGCCGTCAGGCGATGCGCCAACGGTAAGCTGAGCGAGTTTAAAGCCGACGTTTTTCCCGGCGTTTACCGCAAAATCATAAATAGACTCCGCAATTTCCTGGCTCTTGATTTCATCGCCGAGCATTCGGTCCCAAAATTGGGCCCGGTAGAAATCGCGCACATGTTCGGCAAGCCTTGGGCCAGAGCTGCCCTCTTTGTCGATAATCTTCCAACCCGGCCACTTCGGGTGCCAGCGGCGGGATACCCCGGCATAGGTCATGCCGCCCGTGTCGCCCGGCGTCTCGTGGAGCTTGTAGCCGCCCTCTATGAGGATGGTTTTTTTAAACGCGGGATCGAAATCAGCCATTTCGTTCTCCTGTGGAGTTTGGAGCGGGGAAGATTCGTGACCAGCCAGAAGTGCCGGAGCGATTGGATGCCCTCTTTTTATAGAGTAGGGAAGCGGGGCATATGGTCAGCACGTGGGAAAATCCTCCGGCCTGGAGCTGTGGCCGGAGCGCCCGAATGGGCAAGGGCATTATCCGATTTGTTGGATCGTTTATCAATAGTTATTTACTGATTTCAGTAAAGGTTGGGGCGATGTTCTCTTTCATCTGCTACTCTTTTGATTCCACCTAGAGCCTGATTTTCCCGCCCGGCTACGATAATTCTAATATTTTTTTATTAAGCTCGTTATTTAAGGGGCCACCGTGTCAGAAGAGCGCACCGCGCAGACAGGTTTCTTTGAGAGTAAGTGGCCTTCGGTTTCTTTGCTGGCCTTTTGCGAGGTGCTTGCTATGGGGCTGTGGTTTTCAGCCTCGGCGATCATCCCTGCCCTTCGGCTCGAATATCAGCTCAGCGATCAGCAGGTTTCTTTGATTTCGAGCAGCGTTTCCGCCGGTTTTGTCGTGGGCACATTAACGAGCGCGGTGTTTGGCCTGGCCGATCGGCTGGACCCCAGGCGTTTTTTCATGGCCTCGGCGATTATCGCGGCCATCTCGAACGTGTCGATTCTCTGGGCCGACCCGGCCTCGCTCGCCGTCCCCGCCCTACGCTTTATCGTCGGCGCTTGTATGGCGGGGGTTTATCCCGTGGGAATGAAAATGTCCTCGACCTGGGCACGGGGCGACACCGGCCTGCTGGTGGGTCTTTTGGTGGGCGCCCTCACATTGGGCTCGGCCTCCCCCTATCTTCTTGACGCCCTGGGCGGCCTCGATTGGCGGTTTACCCTCGTGGCCTCATCGGCCCTGGCGGCGGCCTCGGGCGCGCTGATACTTCTCATGCAATTAGGACCCAACCTTACGCGCTCGGCGAAATTTCGCGCGCCGCTTGTTCTTGAAGCATGGCGAAAAAAATCTCTTCGCCTCGCCAACCTGGGTTACTTCGGGCACATGTTCGAGCTCTATGCCATGTGGACCTGGATCGGTGTTTTTCTAACGGCGAGCTTTGCGCTTAATCCCGGTGGCGAGGGCGCCGGTTTTTACGCAAAGCTGCTCACCTTCGCGGTCATCGCCGCTGGCGGGGCCGGGAGTCTTTTTGGCGGCCTTTTTGCGGATCGCCTCGGGCGCACGACGCTGACGATGGGCGCCATGGGTTTGAGTGGTGCCTGCGCGATTGCGTCGGGCTTTCTGTTTGGAGGCAGCCCCTGGCTGCTCGGATTATTGTGTCTCATCTGGGGGGTAGCCGTCGTCGCAGACTCGGCCCAGTTTTCGGCCAGCATTATTGAGCTCTCAGACCCCAGCCTCGTTGGAACGATGGTCACTGTCCAAACATGCGCAGGGTTTTTGCTCACGATGTTCACGATTCACATGATCCCGCCTCTGACCGAAGTCTTTGGCTGGCGCTACGCATTCGCCTTCCTGGCGATCGGGCCTTTTCTCGGTGTCTGGGCCATGTCCCGCCTGCGCCGCCACCCCGAGGCCGCCAAACTCGCCAGCGGGAACCGGTAATTTTTTTTTGGGTCGCTACTTCTTCGGTCTTGGGTAGACCTCGATCATCGGGAAAAGCTGGCGGGTATTTTCGAGCAGGCCAAAGAACAGGGGCAGCTCTTCTTTTTCGCCGTGGGCTAGGGTGGCCAGGTCGAGGGGTCTGCCGTCTGGGTAATGCGCCCAGCCCCCAACTTCTTTCAGTACGGCGAGCGGGCCCAAGATGTCCCAGATGTAGGGCCTGTCCACGAGTACGCCGATGGTGTTTCCGGTAATGGCGTAGGCGACATGGGCGGCGATGGAGCCATAGGCCATCGATTTCCCCGGATAGGTCATCTTGTAAAAACGTTTTCTCGATGATGGCGAGAGCATTACCGTCTGGTTGTCGATCTCCATGGGCGAGATAGGCGATATCGGCTCGCCGTTTCGCAATGCACCATCGCCCCGGGCGGCGATGAGCATCTCGTCCACGCGCGGCAAAAAAATTCCACCCGCCAGTGGCACGCCCGCCTCCATCACCCCGATGCAACATCCCCATGTTGGCAAGCCGTTTAAGTAAGGGTTGGTCCCGTCGATGGGGTCGACCGCCCAGAGGCGCTGGCCCGCGATGTCATTGTCTCCTGCGGCGCCGTGCTCCTCGCCGATAAGCCTATCGTCTGGAAAGTGTTCGGCGATGCGCCCGGTGATATAGGTTTCCACCCGTCGGTCGGCCTCACTGACAAGACTGCGGTCGGCCTTTCGCTCGCCCTTGGCTTCCGGTGCGAGGGAGAGCGCCATCTTTCCCGCCTCGCGCAACGTTTCCTCAATAAATTTCTTCATGAAATGTTCCACTCTTTTGTTTTTGAAATTTCCTGGGCCACAAATTACCGCGCCCGGCCTAATTTTGCCATAGAGCCCGGCTTGCCCGGTGGTGGGAGGAGGAACATACTGGCCTGTAAGCTTAATCGATACATCTTCCCGGCGGGCGATGAAGTACATCTCCCGCCGAAATTCCTTTATTAAAGAGTGTGAATTGAAAAAAGAGCGCTCAAAAACACAGGACATTTACGATTACACCAAAGGCTCTATTGGCTGGGCCATCACCCGCCTTTCGGTGCCGATGTGTGTTGAGCAGATTATCCGCAACATCGACAGTGTCCTCGAAATATACTGGATAGGTATGTTGGGGCCCGAATTCCTGGCGGCAACCTCGCTCGGCTTCATGACCGTTTTATTTCTACGCGCGGGAGGTTTTGGGATTCGAATCTCGGGCCAGGCATTGATCGCCCAACGAGTTGGGGCCGAAGATCATGAGGGCGCGTCGATTTACGCCGGTCAGTCGATAATAATTCTCATGGTTTATTCCTTGGTATTCACTATTCTCGGGTTGGTCTGTGCGCCGTATTTCATGCTGTTGCTTAGCTCGGACCCCATGATTATTCGCCACGGCACCAATTACATGCGTGCGGGCTTCTTGGTATTTGTCGCATGGGAGGGGATGTTTGTTTATTCGAGCATCTTGCGGGGCGCGGGTGAGGCGGGCTATACGCTTATCGCGATGATTGCGGGGGTCTGTGTGTCGATCTTCGCGGTGCCGATTCTGATTTTTGGGGCGGGGCCCATTCCTGCCATGGGTATCGCTGGCGGATTTTTAGGGATGGGTACAGGCCGCTTCACAGGGTG harbors:
- a CDS encoding MFS transporter, translated to MGLWFSASAIIPALRLEYQLSDQQVSLISSSVSAGFVVGTLTSAVFGLADRLDPRRFFMASAIIAAISNVSILWADPASLAVPALRFIVGACMAGVYPVGMKMSSTWARGDTGLLVGLLVGALTLGSASPYLLDALGGLDWRFTLVASSALAAASGALILLMQLGPNLTRSAKFRAPLVLEAWRKKSLRLANLGYFGHMFELYAMWTWIGVFLTASFALNPGGEGAGFYAKLLTFAVIAAGGAGSLFGGLFADRLGRTTLTMGAMGLSGACAIASGFLFGGSPWLLGLLCLIWGVAVVADSAQFSASIIELSDPSLVGTMVTVQTCAGFLLTMFTIHMIPPLTEVFGWRYAFAFLAIGPFLGVWAMSRLRRHPEAAKLASGNR
- a CDS encoding pyridoxamine 5'-phosphate oxidase, which gives rise to MNQPISNIAFTPSVKAIQERLGSRSMYKRVEEKGGWSDTVSGDLAGFIAERDSFYLATATADGQPYIQHRGGPKGFLKVIDGRTLAFADFAGNRQYVSMGNLDENDKAYIFLMDYPGRRRVKIWGRAEVVENDPELIKKLVHPDYKAKPERVFLFHVTAWDINCPQHITPRFTEEDMSPEIEKLRARIAELEAEAEQFKAQIIN
- a CDS encoding Gfo/Idh/MocA family oxidoreductase, which gives rise to MAPEKVKLAFVGLGNWGSRLAAAAERSGAAEPVRCFARTEETRNTFAEKFGGAPASSLDEILKDDSVEGLVISTPHSTHLEIIREAASAGKHIFVEKPLTLTVQEGRQAITAAEAAGVTLQVGHHRRRLGATRKVRSMIEAGELGMLHQLEAHVFNANRQSPAQGWHNDPAEWPLGGMTGRGVHMIDNFHYLAGPIKRVSTFSKKILGATQLDDATVITLEFESGPLGYIAVSQVVPFSILTSALGTEAAAWSDEDGAKLYVQKKNETSRTEIPVEAGDALADQMTEFARCIRTGEKPEIGGAEALEVVAAFEAIVESAASGQVVEVSKYRN
- the trxA gene encoding thioredoxin is translated as MSNISEQTTTVHLTDENFESEVIDSETPTLVDFWAEWCGPCKIMGPAVEKIAEKFEGRVRVGKLNVDENRQMADRFGIRGIPSLFLFRGGKIVDQRVGVQSPTQIEALIGQVFV
- a CDS encoding N-acetylmuramidase, producing the protein MADFDPAFKKTILIEGGYKLHETPGDTGGMTYAGVSRRWHPKWPGWKIIDKEGSSGPRLAEHVRDFYRAQFWDRMLGDEIKSQEIAESIYDFAVNAGKNVGFKLAQLTVGASPDGAIGPKTVKLLNVETPEIFDMKFAIAKVARYAAICNGDFSQKKFLLGWLNRTMEVLA
- a CDS encoding TetR/AcrR family transcriptional regulator, whose product is MPRTKEFSETEALNQAMDIFWEKGYEGTSLQDLIGAMEISKSSFYEAFGSKHELFVAAIENYIDKEIGAAVAFLDAEPSGRAAIEKMIRKTLEASCGENKRGCFLCNCAVEMAQHDPVSAEYVARGLERTVDAFVRTIERGQKAGEISKDRDPRALARFLLNTEIGVLVWSRGGADRETLTNVVDMALLALE
- a CDS encoding c-type cytochrome, coding for MMNTNKGRIATFMTIGMFLIAQAIGVPILSHAGGGAPGHGRGKAEKTQKKEIKNEHRGDMPMSGDHDSKSGDTHQKEDSTKEDVKPIIISMDAIHAYGGTPPGWKFRIPAGDPEEGREAFVKMECFSCHYIGGEKFPKIEKNPANIGPDLTGMGSMHGEPTYFFESIVNPNRVILKGPGYIKKGLSIMPNYSDSIGLQEAIDLVAYLTSLKGGHKKMGGEMHAHGSTKTLK
- a CDS encoding MFS transporter; its protein translation is MNFSSRFKIFILAGSHSVNSVYNRVLTPVLPLIVMDFDLSYAQAGLIVTAYSVGNSLFQFPISFAADYTGRRRLVVISSLIVNALPVFFFGWAWSYSLLIFLVFLSGLGCSGFHPSAVAMVADVAKQRRGYAMGLFKAGGDFGSVFTPAIVGWLAVVLSSWRTAAQIFVLPGLVWAVLIWMVFPKETPIKRGPIGKEAKSTIWELVKNRALIFLLMVSSCRVMIGRGTMAFFPLLLAESFGYTTIGIGWVITIYYVFGTISSVIMGKLSDYFKNSSLIVVLLFFGTLSLVLMPIPDKIWGLFALMILLATTLGPSQGPILSVMAEMVDDKSRASSVGLLYTTNEIAGAISPFVGGLIAQAVGLRLSFLFYALISLLATGAGVMVYRLRERQLLAGG